In one Nitrososphaera viennensis EN76 genomic region, the following are encoded:
- the pcn gene encoding proliferating cell nuclear antigen (pcna) translates to MFVAKTKSPEEWKAVASAISTLVDEATFEATAEGISFRGMDPSHIALIDIFWPAAAFEKYECDSAVKFGIRVDEFSKLVKRADKKDTVEILLGDDSMLHVRMQNGYKREYKTRLIESSASSTPLPKLNFNSKAVLSAVAFDKVLSDVQVVSEFISLDSKSGRINFAGKGDSGEASVTLEAGNEGLEELAVKEDSKATYSLDYLSKITKAVIAMGGSVAAEYSSKMPLRLEFKIANVGRIHFYLAPRVQD, encoded by the coding sequence GTGTTTGTAGCCAAGACAAAGTCTCCCGAGGAGTGGAAAGCCGTTGCGTCTGCAATCTCGACGCTGGTCGACGAGGCCACGTTTGAAGCGACAGCCGAAGGCATATCTTTTCGCGGGATGGACCCGTCCCACATTGCGCTCATCGACATCTTTTGGCCCGCTGCGGCGTTTGAAAAGTACGAGTGCGACAGCGCAGTCAAGTTCGGGATCCGCGTCGACGAGTTCTCAAAGCTGGTCAAGAGGGCGGACAAGAAGGACACTGTAGAGATACTGCTGGGCGACGACAGCATGCTGCACGTAAGGATGCAGAACGGCTACAAGCGCGAGTACAAGACCCGGCTCATCGAGAGTTCCGCCAGCTCGACTCCCCTTCCAAAGCTCAACTTTAACTCAAAAGCAGTGCTTTCAGCAGTGGCGTTTGACAAGGTGCTATCAGACGTTCAGGTAGTATCTGAATTCATTTCGCTTGATAGCAAGTCTGGCAGGATAAACTTTGCAGGCAAGGGCGACTCGGGCGAGGCAAGCGTGACGCTTGAAGCAGGAAACGAGGGGCTTGAAGAGCTTGCCGTCAAGGAGGACAGCAAGGCTACGTACAGCCTCGACTACCTCAGCAAGATAACAAAGGCAGTCATTGCGATGGGAGGCTCTGTCGCTGCCGAGTATTCAAGCAAGATGCCCCTCAGGCTGGAGTTCAAGATAGCAAACGTCGGCCGCATACACTTCTATCTGGCTCCCCGCGTACAGGACTGA
- a CDS encoding COG1361 S-layer family protein, which produces MMRMMTPGSKVSAGTRILSLLLIGILLFSLSSVVLTGASAQSELPQPSERQIIDASVSGPAFLNAYWIDRSTSTSAAADVRKEVGPGDGASTLAVVMVNRGFSAITGVTGLLTLPAGFSSNGRASPGGTALATVDSVVDAGQTFILYFDLDVSNSTHVGTYNTALKVEYQRLYETGSPRSNEDTIPFRLTGKVILDPVAVTHNLVPGVSNNVDIAIRNTGSAPATGVIVSITGISINGGSTSTIESSSGATIRPQITNFGTNTFTLGTIPARSNATLTTTLFPNISAGGNTAGIQLQITYNDATGSAKTLTPAIGVIVLQNAPSVIGVRASSGENQTDNRIVAGKADNFVLEIANKGTSRINNAVVTMQSSSTSLNILGDSKWAVDEIDPGSQAKLETQVFASTSLIGNPATFDVTIDYILDGSPKTEKYVLGTYVDGEIVLRVYGLSINYVGATPTLVGNILNEGNTAAFFTTVELVQAPGESQPAQRGNNSAGSSGQSSSQFPQQGATPGGGQRNNNTAATAPAPQYLGDLTANSPLPFSIPMDIPRNSAAGTTHPVTLKITYKDNLRNSHEFVTSANAVLAQQQASASPAGRIIQNQNGSQFFMMVVIIIGVAIAAAAAAFFVVKKRRANAKKLKEVQDDGPDKRKNIEDILENPATDTKDPPTSS; this is translated from the coding sequence ATGATGAGGATGATGACGCCTGGCAGCAAAGTTAGCGCAGGCACGCGGATCCTGTCACTCCTTTTAATCGGAATCCTGCTCTTTTCTCTTTCGTCGGTCGTCCTGACAGGCGCAAGCGCGCAGAGCGAGCTACCGCAACCATCCGAGAGGCAGATCATCGACGCGTCAGTGAGCGGCCCAGCGTTTCTCAACGCATATTGGATCGACCGCAGCACGAGCACCTCTGCTGCCGCCGATGTCCGAAAAGAAGTCGGGCCGGGAGATGGCGCGTCGACGCTGGCCGTGGTGATGGTGAACAGGGGGTTCTCTGCAATCACCGGTGTTACCGGCCTGCTTACCCTGCCAGCAGGATTCTCGTCCAATGGCAGGGCCTCTCCCGGTGGCACCGCCCTTGCCACCGTTGACAGCGTGGTGGACGCTGGCCAGACATTCATCCTGTACTTTGACCTGGATGTCTCTAACAGCACCCATGTCGGGACGTACAACACCGCGCTAAAGGTAGAATACCAGAGATTGTATGAAACTGGGAGCCCGCGGAGTAACGAGGACACCATCCCGTTCAGGCTGACTGGCAAGGTCATCCTTGATCCTGTAGCAGTCACGCACAACCTGGTACCCGGCGTGTCAAACAACGTCGACATTGCGATAAGGAACACTGGCAGCGCGCCTGCAACCGGCGTGATAGTGTCGATAACTGGCATCAGCATAAACGGCGGATCGACAAGCACAATTGAGAGCTCTTCAGGCGCAACAATCAGGCCGCAGATAACCAACTTTGGGACAAACACCTTTACCCTCGGCACGATACCGGCAAGGTCAAACGCCACGCTCACCACAACCTTGTTTCCAAACATATCCGCGGGAGGAAACACTGCAGGCATACAACTGCAAATCACGTACAACGATGCGACAGGCAGCGCCAAGACCCTGACGCCGGCGATAGGGGTCATTGTGCTGCAGAATGCGCCCTCGGTCATTGGCGTGAGGGCTTCCTCGGGCGAGAACCAGACCGACAACCGCATAGTCGCCGGCAAGGCGGATAACTTTGTCCTTGAAATCGCAAACAAGGGCACCAGCAGGATAAACAACGCGGTCGTGACCATGCAGTCCAGCTCTACTTCTCTGAACATACTTGGCGATTCAAAGTGGGCAGTAGACGAGATCGACCCCGGCTCGCAGGCCAAGCTTGAAACTCAGGTGTTTGCATCAACCTCGCTTATCGGCAACCCGGCAACGTTTGACGTGACCATCGACTACATCCTTGACGGGTCGCCCAAGACGGAAAAGTACGTCCTTGGGACATATGTTGACGGCGAAATAGTGCTCCGCGTCTACGGTTTATCGATCAACTACGTCGGAGCCACGCCTACCCTCGTCGGCAACATACTCAATGAGGGCAACACCGCGGCATTTTTCACGACAGTCGAGCTGGTGCAAGCACCTGGAGAAAGCCAGCCTGCTCAGCGGGGCAACAACTCTGCTGGCAGTAGCGGGCAGTCCAGCTCTCAATTTCCGCAACAGGGCGCTACCCCGGGCGGCGGGCAAAGGAACAACAATACTGCCGCCACCGCGCCTGCCCCGCAGTACCTTGGCGACCTGACGGCAAACTCGCCGCTTCCATTCAGCATACCGATGGACATCCCGCGCAACTCTGCAGCCGGCACGACGCATCCCGTGACGCTAAAAATAACCTACAAGGACAACCTGAGAAACTCCCACGAGTTTGTAACCAGCGCAAATGCCGTCTTGGCACAGCAACAGGCTTCTGCATCTCCTGCAGGGAGAATAATCCAGAACCAGAACGGGAGCCAATTCTTCATGATGGTAGTAATAATAATAGGCGTCGCAATAGCGGCCGCAGCAGCCGCCTTTTTCGTAGTCAAAAAGAGGCGCGCAAATGCAAAAAAGCTGAAAGAAGTTCAGGATGACGGCCCTGACAAGCGCAAGAACATCGAGGACATACTGGAAAACCCTGCTACGGATACAAAAGATCCGCCGACATCATCGTGA
- a CDS encoding Lrp/AsnC family transcriptional regulator, translating into MRKVIVLVNTSLGSDSRVAEELRKIEGVKEVYKVRGVYDILVKIEAPDPDRVKEIISSKLRKIDDIRSTITMVVTNDGISALA; encoded by the coding sequence GTGCGCAAAGTCATTGTTCTAGTGAACACCAGCCTTGGGAGCGACAGCCGCGTCGCAGAAGAGCTGCGCAAGATAGAAGGCGTGAAAGAGGTTTACAAGGTCCGCGGAGTTTACGACATACTGGTCAAGATAGAGGCTCCCGACCCGGACAGGGTCAAGGAGATAATATCTTCAAAACTGCGCAAGATAGACGACATCAGGTCGACTATAACGATGGTTGTCACGAACGACGGCATCAGCGCGCTTGCCTAG
- a CDS encoding ABC transporter permease — MKIDDIYYLSFEALRDRKVRSALTILMVVVGSSLMVALNGLTAGFGVFIEKQFSNLASNVLTLTNSGGGGTFVGGGGGGVVISAGGQPQSSGTTVTFNAAVVTKVKTLPLVNDVIPTYTGRVTLESQGRERSVSVFSIDPDKLVTIAPTIQYKEGAKLEQNDPTGMVVADFIANPEGQPTPFLVVGQTVKASYSFVDPYTGEDKQESRSFIIRGVMAQTGNPSIDRAVIISPEIANSLLHKNGRYDSLMVVVPSPDDVSTVQDEIRVIYGNGVGISTPQAVLQARQQFTSGFSSFILAIALVALVVGAVGIVTTLYTSVTERIREIGTIKAIGALNKDILLIFISEASIIGVIGATLGLVFGITAGSLLTGVFSFGPRTGGGQDISPVYLPSDLLYVWGLSVGLSLMAGIYPAWKASRLEPIVALRRD; from the coding sequence ATGAAGATCGACGATATCTACTACCTCTCGTTTGAAGCCCTCCGGGACAGGAAGGTCCGCTCCGCCCTGACGATACTGATGGTAGTGGTGGGAAGCTCCCTAATGGTCGCGCTCAACGGCCTCACCGCGGGATTTGGAGTGTTTATCGAAAAGCAGTTCAGCAACTTGGCAAGCAACGTCCTGACCCTGACCAACTCTGGCGGAGGCGGCACCTTTGTTGGTGGAGGCGGAGGAGGCGTTGTCATTTCTGCCGGCGGCCAGCCTCAATCGTCCGGCACCACGGTCACCTTTAACGCCGCGGTAGTCACAAAGGTAAAGACACTGCCACTGGTAAACGATGTCATACCCACGTACACGGGGCGCGTCACGCTAGAGTCGCAGGGAAGAGAGAGGAGCGTTTCCGTGTTTTCAATAGATCCAGACAAGCTTGTGACCATAGCGCCCACGATACAGTACAAGGAAGGCGCAAAACTGGAGCAGAACGACCCCACTGGGATGGTGGTCGCGGACTTCATCGCCAATCCCGAAGGCCAGCCGACCCCGTTCCTCGTAGTCGGACAGACGGTCAAGGCGTCCTACTCGTTTGTGGATCCGTACACCGGCGAGGACAAGCAAGAGTCAAGGTCGTTCATAATAAGAGGCGTAATGGCCCAGACGGGAAACCCGAGCATCGACAGGGCCGTAATAATCAGCCCCGAGATCGCAAACTCGCTCCTGCACAAGAATGGCAGGTACGACTCTCTCATGGTAGTCGTGCCGTCGCCGGACGACGTCAGCACGGTGCAGGATGAAATCCGGGTTATATATGGCAACGGCGTCGGCATCAGCACCCCGCAGGCAGTACTGCAGGCAAGGCAGCAATTTACGTCCGGCTTTAGCTCTTTTATCCTGGCAATAGCGCTGGTCGCGCTGGTCGTGGGCGCAGTCGGCATCGTGACAACTCTCTACACTTCTGTCACGGAGAGGATCCGCGAAATCGGCACAATAAAGGCGATAGGAGCTCTCAACAAGGACATACTCTTGATCTTCATAAGCGAAGCCTCGATAATAGGGGTAATTGGGGCCACGCTGGGGCTGGTGTTTGGAATTACAGCAGGGTCCCTCCTGACAGGCGTATTCAGTTTCGGGCCGAGAACGGGCGGTGGCCAAGATATATCGCCGGTTTACCTGCCATCGGACCTCCTGTACGTGTGGGGCCTGTCCGTAGGGCTGAGCCTGATGGCCGGCATTTACCCTGCATGGAAGGCGTCGCGGCTTGAGCCCATCGTTGCTTTGAGGCGGGACTGA
- a CDS encoding cation diffusion facilitator family transporter, with the protein MDDPFAVDVQRGSPTAAETARSISSNTPTTVTSVSEGLKAGQRIAKISVITLVAIGIAELAMGQISGSIVATADGIDSLSDAMISLIVFVGLYLANRPANKKFPFGYYKVESFAALIAAIGMVAIGAFILFHSYESLMDPHRIEQPVLTMVVLAAAGAISLHRALQMRKIARKYDLLSLKTDAKNSIKDGSASIIGFVSVLVASQFGFLQMDAIGGMIIAGYIFSVAYFSLRQSSLTLVDAWQNPGTSDNVKQLIEAKFQAEPVRVRSVFLRPTGMMAHAEVHLEVDGDKKLADFESLSLQVQSLIRSKFRLIDRISVIPHPTSFDGKKDTRL; encoded by the coding sequence TTGGACGATCCTTTCGCTGTGGATGTCCAGCGTGGCAGTCCGACAGCAGCCGAAACCGCAAGGAGCATTAGCAGTAATACCCCTACTACTGTTACTAGCGTGTCAGAGGGCCTGAAGGCGGGCCAGAGGATAGCCAAGATTTCCGTGATAACGCTGGTCGCCATAGGCATAGCCGAGCTTGCAATGGGCCAGATAAGCGGGAGCATCGTCGCAACCGCAGACGGCATCGACTCGCTTTCTGACGCCATGATCTCGCTCATCGTCTTTGTCGGGCTGTACCTGGCAAACCGGCCTGCAAACAAGAAATTCCCCTTTGGCTATTACAAGGTGGAAAGTTTCGCCGCGCTCATTGCGGCAATAGGAATGGTCGCCATAGGCGCGTTCATCCTGTTCCACTCGTACGAGTCGCTGATGGATCCGCACAGGATAGAGCAGCCAGTGCTGACTATGGTTGTCCTGGCAGCCGCCGGCGCCATATCACTCCATAGGGCGCTCCAGATGAGAAAGATAGCGCGAAAATACGACCTGCTTTCGCTCAAGACGGACGCCAAGAACTCGATAAAAGACGGCTCGGCATCGATAATCGGTTTTGTCAGCGTGCTAGTCGCGTCGCAGTTTGGGTTCCTCCAGATGGACGCAATCGGCGGCATGATAATTGCAGGCTACATATTCTCTGTCGCGTATTTCTCGCTAAGGCAGTCATCACTCACGCTTGTTGACGCATGGCAGAACCCCGGCACTTCTGACAACGTCAAGCAGCTTATCGAGGCCAAGTTCCAGGCAGAGCCGGTGAGGGTCAGGTCGGTGTTCCTGAGGCCGACCGGCATGATGGCCCACGCAGAAGTGCACCTTGAAGTCGACGGGGACAAAAAGCTGGCAGACTTTGAATCGCTGTCTCTTCAGGTCCAGAGCCTTATTCGCTCCAAGTTCCGGCTTATTGACAGGATATCCGTGATACCGCACCCGACGTCTTTTGACGGAAAAAAGGATACACGACTGTGA
- a CDS encoding potassium-transporting ATPase subunit C, protein MEIKPGTLKPAIRVVVLMLVVTGIAYPLALVAIGQSALPFQSNGSILELNGKEVGSRLVAQEFSSPKFFHPRPAVETASGVDPHITPDDAYSQAKGVSQATGIPENYLVTMIDLNIERNRSANLVAFAPDHVNVLELNIELARQYPDTYAEFLGTGQG, encoded by the coding sequence ATGGAGATCAAGCCCGGAACGCTAAAGCCCGCAATCAGGGTGGTTGTGCTGATGCTGGTCGTGACCGGAATAGCGTACCCTCTTGCGCTGGTGGCGATAGGGCAGAGCGCGCTTCCGTTCCAGTCAAACGGGAGCATCCTGGAATTGAATGGAAAGGAGGTCGGGTCGCGGCTCGTCGCGCAGGAATTTTCGTCGCCCAAGTTTTTCCACCCCCGGCCTGCAGTGGAAACAGCGTCAGGAGTCGACCCCCACATAACCCCCGACGATGCCTATTCGCAGGCAAAGGGCGTAAGCCAGGCTACTGGCATACCGGAGAACTACCTCGTTACGATGATAGACCTCAACATCGAGAGAAACAGGTCGGCAAACCTGGTGGCTTTTGCCCCTGATCATGTCAACGTGCTAGAGCTGAACATAGAGCTTGCAAGGCAGTACCCGGACACATATGCAGAGTTCCTTGGAACGGGACAGGGATAA
- a CDS encoding Lrp/AsnC family transcriptional regulator, with product MTSAFVFLNCDPKLVQAAKSELENISNAAAVYETSGIYDIIVKVDAKSEEALRDTIVKIRTVPGMTCTTTTIIAVKKDRQ from the coding sequence ATGACGTCTGCGTTTGTGTTCCTCAACTGCGACCCCAAGCTAGTACAGGCCGCCAAGAGCGAACTGGAGAACATTTCAAATGCCGCGGCCGTTTACGAGACGTCTGGAATATACGACATCATCGTAAAGGTCGATGCCAAGTCCGAAGAGGCCCTGCGCGATACCATAGTCAAGATAAGGACCGTGCCGGGCATGACGTGCACTACAACTACGATAATAGCCGTCAAAAAGGATCGACAATAG
- a CDS encoding phosphoribosylglycinamide synthetase C domain-containing protein, with the protein MKFLFVSPEALSLDLAYRIVQEGHEVKFCVQSETEKDVGDGFVEKADRWEDHVSWAEVIVFDDIGFGRAADKLRAEGKKVVGGSAYTDRLESDREFGQNELARAGVSILQSRTFSDFEEAIKFVQANPSRYVIKPSGKAQNDKELLFVGQEADGNDVINVLAHYKKHWSSKIRVFQIQQFASGVEVAVGAFFNGKDFVKPINVNFEHKRLFPGDIGPSTGEMGSLIFWTHQSSIFGLTLEKMKQQLVESGYVGYIDINCIANGTAIYPLEFTSRFGYPTISIHMEGVTGEWGRFLHSIAGGENVALEAKKGFQIGVVIAVPPFPFTDDKTFRKFSEDATVLFKKPDMAGVHLGEIKKDGSDWRIAGRSGYALVVTGSGITTEEARQQAYNRVANIMIPNMFYRTDIGAKWIKDSDLLLSLGYL; encoded by the coding sequence GTGAAGTTTCTTTTCGTGTCGCCAGAAGCCCTGAGCCTTGACCTTGCATACAGGATAGTGCAAGAAGGGCACGAAGTGAAGTTCTGCGTGCAGAGCGAGACTGAAAAGGACGTGGGCGACGGCTTTGTGGAAAAGGCCGACAGGTGGGAGGACCACGTTTCCTGGGCAGAAGTCATAGTGTTTGACGACATTGGCTTTGGCAGGGCCGCAGACAAGCTGCGCGCGGAGGGCAAGAAGGTCGTGGGCGGGAGCGCCTACACCGACAGGCTAGAGAGCGACAGGGAGTTTGGCCAGAACGAGCTTGCCCGGGCCGGCGTCTCGATACTCCAGAGCCGGACGTTTTCCGACTTTGAGGAGGCGATAAAATTCGTGCAGGCCAACCCGTCGCGGTACGTGATAAAGCCAAGCGGCAAGGCGCAGAACGATAAAGAGCTCCTGTTCGTGGGACAGGAGGCAGATGGAAACGACGTGATAAACGTCCTTGCACACTACAAGAAACACTGGTCAAGCAAGATACGGGTCTTTCAGATCCAGCAGTTTGCCTCCGGGGTCGAAGTCGCAGTCGGCGCGTTTTTCAACGGCAAGGACTTTGTCAAGCCGATAAACGTGAACTTTGAGCACAAGAGGCTGTTTCCCGGCGACATCGGGCCAAGCACGGGCGAGATGGGATCCTTAATTTTCTGGACGCACCAGAGCAGCATCTTTGGGCTGACGCTTGAAAAGATGAAGCAGCAGCTGGTCGAGTCCGGCTACGTGGGCTATATCGACATAAACTGCATCGCAAACGGGACTGCCATCTACCCGCTAGAGTTCACGTCGCGCTTTGGCTACCCGACCATATCGATACACATGGAGGGGGTGACGGGCGAGTGGGGCAGGTTCCTCCATTCTATTGCAGGCGGGGAAAATGTCGCGCTGGAGGCAAAGAAGGGGTTCCAGATAGGGGTGGTGATCGCGGTGCCGCCGTTTCCGTTCACGGACGACAAGACGTTTCGCAAGTTCTCCGAGGACGCGACCGTGCTGTTCAAAAAGCCGGACATGGCCGGCGTGCACCTTGGCGAGATAAAAAAGGACGGGAGCGACTGGCGCATCGCAGGGCGCTCAGGCTATGCGCTGGTTGTAACGGGGTCGGGCATAACAACGGAAGAGGCCCGGCAGCAGGCTTACAACAGGGTTGCAAACATCATGATACCGAACATGTTCTATCGCACGGACATTGGAGCCAAGTGGATAAAGGACAGCGACCTGCTTCTTTCGCTTGGTTACCTCTAG
- a CDS encoding aspartate kinase, which produces MKFGGTAVDSPDKVRHVAQLIKSSHKPGNDVVCVVSAVRGMTDGLLSIADSVRRGDRTSIEDFVKKSLKIHTDIASGAISDKKLREDALADVRKTIGELKDVLGGIVLLGEVTPKSLDYLMSFGERLSTPIVAYALRDIGVDSEYLTGKEAGIVTDSNFGEARPLMDTTKLRVNHRLGPITKRGAVPVITGFIGADQHGNTTTIGRGGSDYTATIVAASVGASEVWLWSDVDGLMTADPKIVKSAQVLKEVSFAEAMEMALFGAKYMHPRALEPVMDTKIPIRIRNTFNVKHPGTVITQNPSRDSQKIVKSVSAIRHTALVDVSGGGMVGAPGTAAKIFDTLARNRVNIMMISQSPSESSISMVLRKSDLDKATTTLELNLLGKVIKQVNVSDDVAVIAVVGSGMRGIKGVAAKVFGAVAKRSINVIMIAQGSSELNLAFVVNDSDCERAVNALHEEFGLGKARK; this is translated from the coding sequence ATGAAGTTTGGCGGTACGGCGGTGGACTCGCCAGACAAGGTCCGGCACGTAGCGCAGCTGATAAAGTCATCCCACAAGCCAGGCAACGACGTCGTTTGCGTTGTTTCTGCGGTCAGGGGCATGACCGACGGCCTCCTGTCCATAGCAGACAGCGTGAGGCGCGGCGACCGCACCTCGATCGAGGATTTCGTGAAAAAATCATTAAAGATCCACACCGACATTGCAAGCGGCGCGATATCCGACAAGAAACTAAGGGAAGACGCGCTTGCAGACGTGAGAAAGACGATCGGCGAGCTCAAAGACGTGCTTGGAGGCATCGTCCTTCTGGGAGAGGTGACGCCCAAGTCGCTTGACTACCTGATGTCGTTTGGCGAGCGCCTGTCGACCCCGATAGTCGCGTACGCCCTCAGGGACATCGGCGTCGACTCGGAATACCTTACCGGCAAGGAGGCAGGCATCGTGACGGATTCCAATTTCGGCGAGGCCCGCCCGCTAATGGACACGACAAAGCTTCGCGTGAACCACAGGCTTGGCCCGATAACAAAGCGCGGGGCGGTGCCGGTCATAACTGGCTTTATCGGCGCAGACCAGCACGGCAACACGACTACGATAGGGCGCGGAGGCTCGGACTATACCGCGACCATAGTCGCGGCAAGCGTCGGCGCAAGCGAGGTGTGGCTTTGGAGCGACGTTGACGGCCTGATGACAGCGGACCCCAAGATAGTGAAAAGCGCGCAGGTGCTAAAGGAGGTCTCGTTTGCAGAGGCGATGGAGATGGCGCTCTTTGGCGCCAAGTACATGCACCCAAGGGCGCTAGAGCCCGTCATGGACACCAAGATCCCGATACGCATACGCAACACGTTCAACGTCAAGCACCCCGGCACGGTAATCACGCAGAACCCAAGCCGCGACTCGCAAAAGATAGTGAAGTCGGTAAGCGCAATACGCCACACAGCGCTCGTCGACGTGAGCGGAGGCGGCATGGTGGGGGCGCCGGGGACTGCGGCCAAGATCTTTGACACGCTTGCCAGGAACAGGGTGAACATCATGATGATATCCCAGAGCCCGTCGGAGTCGAGCATCTCCATGGTCCTGCGCAAGAGCGACCTTGACAAGGCGACAACCACGCTTGAACTGAACCTGCTTGGCAAGGTGATAAAGCAGGTGAACGTGAGCGATGACGTTGCAGTCATTGCGGTGGTGGGCTCGGGCATGCGCGGGATAAAGGGCGTGGCGGCAAAGGTGTTTGGCGCCGTCGCCAAGCGCAGCATCAACGTCATAATGATAGCACAGGGCTCGTCGGAGCTGAACCTCGCATTTGTGGTGAACGACAGCGACTGTGAGCGCGCGGTAAATGCCCTGCATGAAGAGTTTGGGCTGGGAAAAGCGCGCAAATAA